The Setaria italica strain Yugu1 chromosome IX, Setaria_italica_v2.0, whole genome shotgun sequence genome has a window encoding:
- the LOC101753931 gene encoding uncharacterized protein LOC101753931, translating to MDMDGVPSDSNRRLVPVNIFSAPHDHKLKTEHVRTGPEHIVLVPVGTHGSRSRRTLPLLGPESPNCRARQLLRCPPQPGPPQPPELGDSPQVNPQPLQQPVNIPDYRAATPPSRQPEHPPPSRDGALHRRSSASSRMQVAIAHAALCPRPKAHRATFGCPAARARHVPRGLSGGGGAKWCAAAAAGKGARDVPPGFADARPVVAAEGTRAAGPDAVAAAAPPRGARRGSVAGAVALIVGTSIGSGILAVPQRTAPAGFIPSAACMVTCWAFLVAEALLIAEINVHLRRRRGKDVSLYGGGGDGNQDLEVISVKSMAQETLGAWGGHVATVAYLFLSYTSMVAYASKSGEVLSRLVAGVPEPVAGAAFTAALGLLVAGGGTGVTDRVNQLLTFVMIGLLLTIEVSAVAIGGGLSLPANANWEQVPAALPVIIFTLVFHDIAPVICAYLEGDLARIRLSILVGSLVPLVSLLVWDDIALGLATDLGGFDVQDMLKAEWSYTVVETFSLLAVGTSLIGTLLGASQFFIEQMTDLVSSSTKEHVNIKEMINKGIDAFRKKDGSGHPGVGVVAILEKNRLSYIATGIVVVPTIVIAATVPNSFSIATDIAGGYCMTILYGVLPPLMAWAIGSKLSGKSAGLADGELLEDNRERVDLTSAKPVLVGMGVFSVLMVLEQMSQDFFSFKAALVP from the exons ATGGACATGGACGGGGTCCCCTCCGACTCCAACCGCCGACTCGTCCCCGTCAACATCTTTTCAGCGCCACACGACCACAAACTAAAAACAGAGCACGTCCGGACCGGACCTGAACACATCGTTCTCGTTCCAGTTGGTACGCACGGATCCCGCTCTCGCCGCACCCTGCCTCTGCTTGGTCCAGAATCTCCGAACTGCCGTGCCCGTCAGCTACTGCGGTGTCCACCACAACCCGGCCCTCCGCAGCCACCGGAGCTCGGAGATTCCCCACAGGTGAATCCACAGCCACTCCAGCAACCGGTGAATATACCGGATTAccgggcggcgactccccccTCTCGTCAGCCTGAGCACCCACCGCCCAGCCGCGACGGCGCGCTCCACAGAAGGTCCTCGGCGTCTTCACGAATGCAAGTGGCCATCGCGCACGCGGCGCTGTGCCCACGCCCAAAGGCCCACCGCGCCACGTTCGGCTGCCCGGCGGCACGCGCGCGCCACGTACCGAGAGGCctctccggcggtggcggcgccaaATGGTGCGCCGCGGCTGCCGCGGGCAAGGGGGCGCGCGACGTCCCACCGGGGTTCGCGGACGCGCGCCCTGTGGTAGCTGCTGAAGGGACGCGCGCGGCGGGACCggacgccgtcgcggcggcagcgccgccccGCGGCGCGAGGAGAGGGAGCGTGGCCGGCGCCGTGGCGCTGATCGTCGGGACCAGCATCGGGTCCGGCATCCTCGCCGTGCCGCAGCGCACGGCGCCCGCG GGCTTCATCCCGAGCGCGGCGTGCATGGTCACGTGCTGGGCGTTCCTGGTGGCGGAGGCCCTCCTCATCGCGGAGATCAACGTCCACCTGCGCCGGAGGCGGGGCAAGGACGTCAGCTtatacggcggcggcggcgacgggaacCAGGACCTGGAGGTGATCTCCGTGAAGAGCATGGCGCAGGAGACGCTGGGCGCGTGGGGCGGGCACGTGGCCACCGTCGCCTACCTGTTCCTGTCCTACACCTCCATGGTCGCCTACGCGTCCAAGTCCGGCGAGGTGCTGTCCCGCCTGGTCGCTGGCGTGCCCGagcccgtcgccggcgccgccttcaccgccgcgctcgggctgctcgtcgccggcggcggcacgggcgtCACAGACCGGGTGAACCAGCTGCTCACGTTCGTCATGATAG GTTTACTGCTGACGATTGAGGTATCAGCAGTGGCGATCGGCGGTGGCCTGAGCCTGCCAGCGAACGCCAACTGGGAGCAGGTCCCGGCGGCGCTGCCCGTGATCATCTTCACGCTGGTCTTCCACGACATCGCACCAG TGATCTGCGCGTACCTGGAAGGGGATCTCGCGAGGATCCGGCTATCGATACTCGTCGGCAGCCTCGTGCCGCTGGTGTCCCTGCTGGTGTGGGACGACATCGCGCTCGGCCTCGCCACGGACCTCGGCGGGTTTGACGTTCAGGACATGTTAAAGGCAGA ATGGAGCTATACCGTGGTGGAGACTTTCTCGCTGCTCGCCGTCGGGACGTCCCTCATCGGAACGCTGCTTGGGGCTTCTCAGTTCTTCATCGAGCAGATGACCGACCTAGTGTCTTCATCAACCAAAGAACATGTAAATATAAAG GAAATGATCAACAAAGGCATCGATGCATTTCGCAAGAAAGATGGATCCGGGCATCCTGGTGTTGGTGTGGTAGCAATTCTGGAGAAGAACAGGCTCAGCTACATCGCCACCGGAATCGTGGTTGTCCCGACCATAGTCATCGCAGCTACCGTCCCAAATTCATTCTCCATAGCTACTGACATCGCG GGAGGATACTGCATGACCATCCTGTATGGTGTTCTCCCTCCACTGATGGCCTGGGCTATTGGCTCCAAACTGTCTGGCAAAAGTGCCGGACTTGCAGACGGAGAGCTGTTGGAAGATAACAGGGAGAGAGTGGACTTGACCAGTGCAAAGCCTGTTCTCGTTGGGATGGGTGTGTTCTCTGTACTCATGGTCCTCGAGCAGATGTCGCAGGACTTCTTCAGTTTCAAAGCTGCTCTCGTTCCATAG